TCTGACGGCCGCGGACCGCTCGAACATCCTGCTCATCCCCGAAGTGGCCGCGGTGAACTCCAGCCCGGCGTAGCCGGGGTGCTCCTCGGGCGCGAACCGCACCGTGAGGTAGATGTACCCGATCTGGACTCTCCCGAGTTCGTCGGGTTCGAGGTCACGGCCCTCCACGTACTCGCGCACCGCGTCGTCCACGCCGAACATGATCGAGGTGTCGAGTTCAAGCGTGCCGCCGGTGGAGCAATCGACCGGCTCGCTCTTGAAGTTGGACGTGAACGGGACGGAGAGCCGGCCCCCGCCGGGCAAGGTGAGCGCGAGAGGCGGCACTTGACCGGTGGGTGGCGCCAGTTCGGCGAGGGCGACCAGTGCCCGGTCGACGTTCTGAGCAGGCACGAATATCTCGAAGCCGTAGTCGAGCCCCATACGCCCCACCCCCTGTAGGTCGGACGAATCCTTCCATGACATCCCTGCCGGGGGCTCCTGGGTTTTCCCGGGCGCGGGCAGGCGAGCCGACCCCGGCCCACGGCTCTAACTGGTGACCGCGATGGCCGTCCCCACGGACGTCGCCGCCACGGTCCGCATCACCGCCGTGTTCACCGCCTCGGCGCCCCAACTGCCCTGCTCCAGCTCCTTCGCGCGCTTGTAGACCTTGCCCGACCACGGGATGGACCGGTGCAGGTTCGGCAGGGTGCCGCTCGCCGAGAGCAGTCCGATGAGAGCGGTCGTACGGGTATCGGGCTCCGCGCCGTCGATCAGGACGGCGCGGACCTTCTCCATGAGGGCCTTCTTGTGCCCGGTGTCCGCGGCCTTCGTCGCGGTCGTACGGAACAGCCCCAGCGTCTTCTTGGTCTCCTGACGCAGCATGCCCCGCTCGACAAGCCGGTCGAGCACGGTCTCCCGCAACCCGGTGCCGATCTCGATGAGGAGCGTCTGCACCCCTCGCTTCCGGTCGGCGACCTTCTCATACGCGGCCCGGAGCACCGGATCCCCCGGCGGATCACCGGCGACGGCGTGCACTTTCAGACCGTTCAGCCCCTGGTCGTTCTCGTCCACCCTGACGTACTTCCCGAGGCCCAGCTCCACGAGAACGGCGCCGCCCAGCGTGTAGTACAGCGTGCCCTCTCCCGCGATCGTCCCCGACTTGTCGTCGAACATCAGCAGCAGCAGGTCTTCGACGATGAGCATCTCGTTCCGCATGGTCTCTTCCAACCGTTGGCGTGGGGGGGGCGTCAGGAGCGGGCCCTGTGGCACCAAGCTAGGCCGGGACGAACTGTGAGAGCAGTGGCGGCTCGTCATCACTGTTCATGACAGATGTCATCCCCGGTGCCATCCGCCGCCCTCAGTGCCGGATCAGTCCACCCACCGTGACCGGGGCGACGTGGCCGGTCGCCGGAAGGGTCCGCGCCAAGGTCAGGCCGATGTCGACCAGCGATGACCGGCCGAGGCCGGCGACGTCCGGAATCGGGGTCCAGACCGACTCGGCGATCTCGCCGTTCGGCTCGGGCCGGAGTCGGCCGCCGGCGATGCGGACCTGGTAGAAGACGCCGACGTTCTGATGTTCCGGTCCGCCAGGGACGGCTCGTTCGGCTGCCGGGATGACCCTTGAGTCCACGCCCAGCAGGCGTTCGACCACCGCGTCGCAGCCCGTCTCCTCGGCGACCTCCCGGATCACCGCGTCGAACGGATCCTCCGCGTGCTCGACCCTGCCGCCCGGAAGGGTCCAGTTGCTCGCTCCGTTCTGCGGTACGTGACGGGCGAGCAGCACCCGCCCGTCCTCGATGCACACGGCGTACGCAGCCAGCCGGAGACTCATCCGGAAACTCCCTACTGGGCGCGGTCTCGACCGGATCGCGGAAGACCGGATCGCGGTGGGCCACGACCCGGTGAGCCTCGACCCGGTCGGCCGGGACGTGGTCGCCCGCGACGTAAAGAACCTTCAATGACTTGGAGAGAAGAAACCTTCCCAACCTCACCAACCTCCGTCACCCGCATGGGTGAACTCGTGCAACTGGGCTGGATTTCGTACGGGTTGGCGGGCATATGCTCGCGGCGACAGCTCAATACAGACAGCGGCCCCCGGCCGGGACTGGCATCCCGAACGAGGGCCTCACCACCAAGGAAGCAAGACCTTCCCAATGGATGTTCAGCACCTTAGCGCGCCGTCGCGCGCCACGTCCGGAGTTCCCAGGCCCGTCGCCCGATCCGGTGTCGTACACGCCAACACCCGGCACACCAAGTGCTACACGGTCGTCGGCAACCACCTCGCACAGCACCGTGAGCTGACCCTCGTCGCGATCGGGCTCGCCGTCCACATCCAGTCGCTGCCCGCCGGGGCCCGGATCGGCATCAAGTGCCTGACGGCGCGCTTCCCGGAGAGCGAGGCGCGAATCGCCGCCGCGCTGCGGGAGTTGGAGGCGGCGGGCTATCTGGAGCGGACGCGCGAGCGGCTGCCGAGCGGGCGGATCGTCACGCACACGGTGTCGTACAACCAGCCGCCGCAGGCGGTCCGGAGGCCGGAGCCCGTACGCCTTCCAGCTCCGGAACCCGCACCCGCTCCCGCACCCGCACCCACGCCCGACAAGCCCCCGCCCCCGCCCCTCCCCCAGCCGCTCTCCCCCGACCCGGACCGCCACCGCGTCGCCGCCGATCTGCTCGCCGGGCTGCGGTGCCACGACCCGCGCCTGCTGCTCGCCGAGCGCGACGTACGGCGCCTGGCGCCGGGAGTCGCCACCTGGCTGGAGCGCGGCGCGGCCCCCGACTCCGTACGCCGCGCCCTGACGGCGAACCTCCCCGAGGCCCCGCGCCACCCGGCCGCCCTGCTGGCCCACCGCCTCACCGCACTGCTCCCACCACCGCTTCCCCCCACACGCACCGTCGTACGCCCGCACCCGTTCCAGACCTGCGACCGCTGCGAACGCGCCTTCCGCGCCCCGGAACCGGGCCGCTGCCGCGACTGCGGCCCGGCCGGGCGCGATGCCGTCGGAAGGGGAGATTCAGGGCGCGAAGTACCAGCAGTACAGGCTCAGTTCATGCTCGACCCCGCGAGCGGCCAGAACTGCCAACCGCTCAAGAAGACCCACCGCCGCGTCCGGTGAGATCTCATAGTCCGGGTAGCAGGTCTCGGCCCACGCGACGGCGGTCGTCCGGAGCCGTTCCCCTCCCGCGACGGCCAACGCGGTGCGCAGCTCGTCCGGAACGGCGAAGACAGTGAAGCCGTCGTTGGCCATGGGCACGACGTCCCGAAGCCGGCCCGTCGCTACCGAATCCTCCCCCGATGACCCTGTCAGCAAGACCTGCCACCTCAGCGCCGCGTCATCGGGGTAGATGCCGTCGCACGGCACGGCGGGGAACTCATGGCGCTTGCCCGGCCCCACCTTCACTGCCACTTCATCGTCGTCGGCGAGGTAGAACTCGCCCACAGCCTTTGTCATCCAACCGTCCCCCTCCGAAGTCGCGGCGTAGCCGCAGGGCTGCTCAACGCAGCGTCGGCACGTCGCCGCCCCGCGCCCACACCACATCCACGCCCCGCAGACCCCGGCCCCACGCCTCCGTGATCTCCGCCAGCACCGCCGCGTCCGGTGGGTTCGTGCCGAGGCCGATCGCGTAGTGCACGGATTCGTCGTAAGTCGCGTACGGGCGTGGCCAGGCGTGTGCGTCCCGGACCCCCGCCGCTTCGAGCGCCGTGAGCAGCGCCCGTACGCGGCCCCGGAAACGGCCCAGGGTGTCGGGGCGGCGCGTGTCCACCGTCGCCACCGCCCAGGCGGCGTGCCGGCGGTGCAGGGGCGGCGGCTCCGACAGTGCGGAGAGCGCGGCGCCGGTCTCCAGGAGTTCCCAGGCCCGGTACAGCTCCTGGACCAGCAGGTCACGGTGGCCGGGGCCGACCTGTTCCGTGCAGCTGCGGATCGGTTCGGTCGGGGTCAGGAGAGTGACAGGAGCGCCAACTCCCGCACTGCATGCGCCCGTTGCGAGGTCGACGGGTACGCGCCAGTCCCAGGCCGCCCAGGTCCCGAAGAAGTGTCTGAGCAGGTCGTCGCCCACGAGGCCCCCGGTCCCGGCGTCGCGTGTCGTGTGCGCCGCCAGCACCGCCCAGGCCAGGCCGGGCAACCCGCCGAAGGGGGCGGAGTCCAGACCACGCGCCCCGGCCCACGCCTTCACCTCCCTCGCCAGCGCGGCGAAGGCACCGTGGCGGTCGCCGACTGCGTCGCGTACGGCCGCCGCGTCGCTCACCGCGCTGAGCGCGACGGCCGCCGCCTCGCCCATTTCGGCGCGGCGGTCCACGGCCCGCGCCGGATCGACGTCGCCGGTCGCGACCACGGCCAGATCGACGCCCAACTCACCTACCGTGAACCGGAGTCCGGGCACGCGCGCCCCGACCACCTCGCGTACGGGAGACGCGCCGTCCGGGAGCGCGGCCGTCACGCGTCGCCGGATCTCGTCCATGTCCACACTCGCGCCGGGCAGCGCCGCCACCAGATCCAGATCCGCACCGGCGGACGCACAGCCCATCCGGCGAGAGCCCACGATGTGTACGGCGCCTTCGGCGAGAATGCGCGCGAGCAGCCGCGCGGTCTCATCGATGTCAGCGATCGGCTTTCTCGGTGGCTGATGATCGGCGAGCCAACTGATCTCCCCCGTACCGAGCGCGATCGTCGCCCGTACGCGCATCGGCTCGTCACCTCTGCGCGACAGCAGCGCCAACTGCCCCACAACAGAGGACACTTCGCCCAACCGGGCCTCGATGCCCGCCACGACCCGCTGCGGGTCGCGGCTCCGCCCGAGAGTCAGATGCGGTGTGAATCCCTCGGCCCGCCGCCCGCCGCAGCGCGGGAACCGCCGCTCCAGCGCCTGCCGAAGCTCAGCCCACTCCCCGTCGCCGTTCGCCGCCGGGTCGAGCCAGAGCGTGGCGTCCTCGCGGTGCCCGAAGGTGTGCACGCCGGCCAGCCGCGCGGTGAAGGGCGCGATCTCGGCGGCGGCAGCGGCCAACAGCGGGGCCGCGCGATCGAATTCGGACTCCGGGACGAAGCCGAAGAGCACGTTCACATGCGGCGGCCAGCGGTCGACCTGCGGGTCGTGCTCCAGGCGTACCGCCTGGAGGGGACCCCACAGCTCACGGGGAGGTATCCAGGCGACGACGGTACGTGCGGTGCCGGCCACGTCGAGGATGCCCTCAGTCGAACTCCGCCCCACATCACCGAGGTTGACGTCCGCCTCCACCCCGTAGTGGTCGGAGATGTAGAGCCCACT
This window of the Streptomyces niveus genome carries:
- a CDS encoding GOLPH3/VPS74 family protein codes for the protein MRNEMLIVEDLLLLMFDDKSGTIAGEGTLYYTLGGAVLVELGLGKYVRVDENDQGLNGLKVHAVAGDPPGDPVLRAAYEKVADRKRGVQTLLIEIGTGLRETVLDRLVERGMLRQETKKTLGLFRTTATKAADTGHKKALMEKVRAVLIDGAEPDTRTTALIGLLSASGTLPNLHRSIPWSGKVYKRAKELEQGSWGAEAVNTAVMRTVAATSVGTAIAVTS
- a CDS encoding NUDIX hydrolase; amino-acid sequence: MSLRLAAYAVCIEDGRVLLARHVPQNGASNWTLPGGRVEHAEDPFDAVIREVAEETGCDAVVERLLGVDSRVIPAAERAVPGGPEHQNVGVFYQVRIAGGRLRPEPNGEIAESVWTPIPDVAGLGRSSLVDIGLTLARTLPATGHVAPVTVGGLIRH
- a CDS encoding DNA-binding protein, coding for MDVQHLSAPSRATSGVPRPVARSGVVHANTRHTKCYTVVGNHLAQHRELTLVAIGLAVHIQSLPAGARIGIKCLTARFPESEARIAAALRELEAAGYLERTRERLPSGRIVTHTVSYNQPPQAVRRPEPVRLPAPEPAPAPAPAPTPDKPPPPPLPQPLSPDPDRHRVAADLLAGLRCHDPRLLLAERDVRRLAPGVATWLERGAAPDSVRRALTANLPEAPRHPAALLAHRLTALLPPPLPPTRTVVRPHPFQTCDRCERAFRAPEPGRCRDCGPAGRDAVGRGDSGREVPAVQAQFMLDPASGQNCQPLKKTHRRVR
- a CDS encoding RNA repair domain-containing protein, translating into MRTSDQLYHQVRWDPRFDPARFVLGVSRRGTTPGRIPLPAFVPGGDIPWHRVLFVEADGELIWDRATGVDRIDTTDAGRIRQPRLLRAPFFTAGTPFVYGSEGWRPAQGGPSTSPVGSIRVLTWNTLWDRYDSDRVRTAERRPMLLAALAESDADVIALQEVERDLLAMLLNAPWVKASYTVCSDPRGREVDDNGLLLLSRLPVREAGHHVLGPHKAVTALALETAAGPLVVAATHLSSDHSKDGPARRRNELSTLAEGLGGIDADLILLGDFNDGSGGDEGPAAALGLRDAWSEVYGSEDSTPTFDPVTNPLAAVASLSGRAARLDRVLLRGSGVVVAGAALRGDTPGASGLYISDHYGVEADVNLGDVGRSSTEGILDVAGTARTVVAWIPPRELWGPLQAVRLEHDPQVDRWPPHVNVLFGFVPESEFDRAAPLLAAAAAEIAPFTARLAGVHTFGHREDATLWLDPAANGDGEWAELRQALERRFPRCGGRRAEGFTPHLTLGRSRDPQRVVAGIEARLGEVSSVVGQLALLSRRGDEPMRVRATIALGTGEISWLADHQPPRKPIADIDETARLLARILAEGAVHIVGSRRMGCASAGADLDLVAALPGASVDMDEIRRRVTAALPDGASPVREVVGARVPGLRFTVGELGVDLAVVATGDVDPARAVDRRAEMGEAAAVALSAVSDAAAVRDAVGDRHGAFAALAREVKAWAGARGLDSAPFGGLPGLAWAVLAAHTTRDAGTGGLVGDDLLRHFFGTWAAWDWRVPVDLATGACSAGVGAPVTLLTPTEPIRSCTEQVGPGHRDLLVQELYRAWELLETGAALSALSEPPPLHRRHAAWAVATVDTRRPDTLGRFRGRVRALLTALEAAGVRDAHAWPRPYATYDESVHYAIGLGTNPPDAAVLAEITEAWGRGLRGVDVVWARGGDVPTLR